A region from the Bdellovibrio bacteriovorus genome encodes:
- a CDS encoding UDP-N-acetylmuramoyl-tripeptide--D-alanyl-D-alanine ligase has translation MRAMDVQTIVKVTGAEALGLKEEKFQGIGTDTRADLKGQLFIALKGEAFDAHQFLDKAVQQGASGLLVHEDSDLVQRLKGQVTILKVPDTLKALQQLGTWARRQSKAIVLGITGSNGKTTTKEFTAALIGSVKKVHYNKGSFNNHWGVPFTLLQIPADAEVAVVEMGMNHAGEITELVHIAEPDVVVCTMVGRAHMEFFGTIEKVAEAKEEIYIASGSNTLRIYNLDNAQTHKMYVRATEKYPHEKLLTFSSEDPRADVHLTIASMSMGELSIKGSISGQSGSARVQVFGSQNLTNLMAAAALGLAAGMTPAQVWSGLPHCKTNWGRNQLVNLKSGAQMIFDAYNANPDSMKALIDNMKLLTVSGRKVGVFGQMRELGSASASLHEELGTWVGQAGFDKVYFIGDDYEAFGKGLQKAGYKNPSLIEKDFKESSGQDLGQFLKSGDIAVVKASRGTKLERFVFPCEPLDFAEKQ, from the coding sequence ATGAGAGCCATGGATGTGCAAACCATTGTAAAAGTCACAGGTGCTGAAGCTCTGGGATTGAAAGAAGAAAAATTTCAAGGCATCGGAACGGACACACGAGCGGACCTCAAAGGTCAGCTTTTCATCGCCCTCAAAGGCGAAGCTTTCGATGCACATCAGTTTTTAGATAAAGCGGTTCAGCAAGGAGCTTCAGGACTTCTAGTTCATGAAGACAGCGATCTTGTACAAAGATTAAAAGGCCAAGTGACGATTTTGAAAGTACCTGACACATTGAAGGCTCTTCAACAGTTGGGGACTTGGGCGCGCCGTCAGTCTAAAGCCATAGTTTTGGGAATCACGGGCTCTAACGGTAAGACGACAACGAAAGAATTTACGGCCGCTTTGATCGGCTCGGTTAAAAAAGTTCACTACAACAAAGGTTCTTTCAACAATCATTGGGGCGTTCCCTTCACCTTGTTGCAAATTCCTGCGGACGCCGAAGTCGCCGTTGTAGAAATGGGTATGAATCACGCCGGAGAAATCACAGAGCTAGTGCACATCGCAGAACCTGATGTGGTTGTCTGCACGATGGTGGGACGTGCGCACATGGAATTCTTCGGGACGATTGAAAAAGTCGCTGAAGCCAAAGAAGAAATCTATATTGCGTCTGGTTCTAACACTCTTCGCATTTACAATTTAGATAACGCACAAACTCACAAAATGTACGTGAGAGCGACAGAAAAATACCCGCACGAAAAACTTCTGACGTTTTCATCCGAAGACCCTCGTGCCGATGTGCATTTGACAATTGCCTCTATGAGCATGGGAGAACTATCGATCAAAGGAAGCATCAGTGGTCAGTCCGGCTCTGCCAGAGTCCAAGTCTTTGGATCTCAAAATCTGACGAATCTGATGGCTGCGGCGGCTTTGGGGCTAGCTGCAGGAATGACTCCGGCACAAGTATGGTCAGGTCTTCCTCACTGCAAAACAAATTGGGGCCGCAATCAGCTCGTGAATTTAAAATCGGGCGCGCAAATGATTTTTGATGCTTACAATGCAAATCCCGACAGCATGAAAGCTTTGATCGACAATATGAAGCTGTTAACGGTTTCGGGTCGAAAAGTCGGTGTGTTTGGTCAGATGCGTGAACTAGGAAGTGCCTCAGCCTCCTTGCATGAAGAACTGGGCACCTGGGTGGGACAAGCAGGATTCGATAAGGTTTATTTTATCGGTGACGACTATGAGGCCTTCGGGAAAGGCCTGCAAAAAGCCGGCTATAAAAATCCATCCCTGATCGAGAAAGATTTTAAGGAATCTTCAGGCCAGGATCTGGGTCAGTTTTTAAAATCTGGAGATATCGCGGTAGTGAAGGCGTCACGCGGGACAAAGCTGGAACGCTTTGTGTTCCCTTGTGAACCTTTAGATTTCGCGGAGAAGCAGTAA
- a CDS encoding UDP-N-acetylmuramoyl-L-alanyl-D-glutamate--2,6-diaminopimelate ligase, whose translation MKLNNLFSIIPGTSNYTLSEAEVSGVFNDARLVVPGSVFVAIRGSKLDGHSFLGDAVAKGAAALVVEDKAKVPAGYAGFVWQTENSRETLDLLASRYYLDPGQELFCVGVTGTNGKTSVTYMTEAILNAGKIPTGVIGTVNHHLLDKVWPSEMTTPDPVFLQKRLREFRDDGAMAVAMEVSSHALDQKRVDSVPFNTVIFTNLTRDHLDYHETMDQYFEAKQRLFTDLLWKTEKSPCYAIVNTADKYGRRLKVADPAVLWTYGSKDSDIRYEILKMDFALTHFKVQTPMGEGEIRLPMSGTHNVMNALAALGAGLSAGIPLEICISALDSFTGVPGRLQSVPNKQDLAVFVDYAHSPDALENVLTALTKVRENLNSSAKIWTVFGCGGDRDKGKRPLMAQMALRFSDHVVITSDNPRTEDPQRIINDILVGVAGADKSKATVYIDRKEAIHQTIKKAQPGDVVLIAGKGHEDYQIIGKEKFPFSDVKVAEEALQGR comes from the coding sequence ATGAAACTGAATAATCTCTTTTCCATCATTCCAGGAACTTCGAATTACACTTTGTCTGAGGCGGAAGTCAGCGGTGTCTTTAATGACGCGCGCTTGGTTGTTCCTGGCTCTGTTTTCGTTGCGATTCGTGGCAGCAAACTGGATGGACATAGTTTCTTAGGCGATGCTGTGGCAAAAGGGGCCGCCGCTTTGGTCGTTGAAGACAAGGCGAAAGTTCCCGCAGGTTATGCCGGTTTTGTATGGCAAACAGAAAATTCGCGTGAAACTTTGGATCTTTTAGCAAGTCGCTATTATCTGGATCCAGGGCAGGAACTTTTCTGTGTCGGTGTCACCGGAACGAACGGAAAAACGTCCGTCACGTACATGACTGAAGCGATTTTGAATGCTGGAAAAATTCCTACCGGTGTGATCGGCACCGTCAATCATCATTTGTTAGATAAAGTATGGCCTTCAGAAATGACGACGCCAGATCCTGTGTTTTTGCAAAAGCGCCTGCGCGAGTTCCGCGACGACGGAGCGATGGCCGTAGCGATGGAAGTTTCTTCGCACGCCCTTGATCAAAAGCGCGTCGACAGTGTGCCATTTAATACCGTGATCTTCACGAATCTCACGCGGGATCATTTGGATTATCACGAAACCATGGATCAGTATTTTGAAGCGAAACAAAGACTTTTCACGGATCTTCTTTGGAAGACAGAGAAGTCCCCATGTTATGCGATTGTGAATACCGCAGATAAATATGGCCGTCGTCTTAAAGTGGCGGATCCAGCGGTGCTGTGGACGTATGGTTCCAAGGATTCAGATATTCGTTATGAAATTTTGAAAATGGATTTTGCACTGACGCATTTTAAAGTGCAAACCCCTATGGGTGAAGGTGAGATCCGTCTTCCGATGTCTGGCACCCACAATGTGATGAATGCCCTAGCAGCTTTAGGTGCGGGTTTATCGGCGGGGATTCCTCTAGAAATTTGCATCAGCGCCTTAGATAGTTTCACCGGTGTTCCGGGGCGCCTACAATCAGTGCCTAATAAACAAGACCTCGCGGTTTTTGTCGACTATGCTCATTCTCCAGATGCTTTAGAAAACGTTTTAACCGCTTTAACAAAAGTGCGTGAGAACTTAAATTCTTCAGCGAAAATTTGGACCGTGTTTGGCTGCGGTGGCGACCGCGACAAAGGAAAACGTCCTTTGATGGCGCAGATGGCGCTGCGTTTTTCTGATCATGTCGTGATCACGTCGGACAATCCACGTACGGAAGATCCTCAACGCATTATCAATGATATTTTGGTAGGTGTGGCAGGCGCTGATAAATCAAAGGCGACAGTTTACATCGATCGTAAAGAAGCCATTCATCAAACTATTAAAAAGGCGCAGCCAGGCGATGTCGTTTTGATCGCGGGCAAGGGCCATGAAGACTACCAAATCATCGGCAAAGAAAAATTCCCGTTCAGTGACGTGAAAGTGGCCGAAGAAGCCTTACAAGGGAGATAA
- a CDS encoding alpha/beta hydrolase, with translation MRQLGKIHCQEINKDDNAPWVIFFHGFGADCNDLFSLGEMISTKKTYNWLFPNGILEVPIGPAWMGRAWWTINMMEIQEAQARGEHRDFSNDTPKGLSKAYDAAMEMIRQLKVPWNKIVLGGFSQGAMLATEIYLRAPETPAGLVIMSGTLLHQEEWKKLIPAREGQRFFQSHGEMDQVLGHKQAQKLNTLLNQNGMKGSMLSFRGGHEIPAPVIIKISEYLNSIQTD, from the coding sequence ATGAGACAACTCGGAAAGATACATTGCCAAGAAATAAATAAAGACGATAACGCGCCCTGGGTGATCTTCTTCCACGGTTTTGGCGCTGATTGTAATGACCTTTTTTCTTTGGGAGAAATGATCTCCACTAAGAAAACTTACAACTGGCTTTTCCCGAATGGGATTTTAGAAGTTCCTATTGGTCCCGCATGGATGGGACGCGCTTGGTGGACAATCAACATGATGGAAATCCAAGAAGCGCAAGCCCGCGGTGAACATCGCGATTTCAGCAATGACACTCCGAAGGGTCTTTCCAAAGCTTACGACGCGGCCATGGAAATGATTCGTCAGCTCAAAGTGCCTTGGAACAAAATTGTGCTGGGTGGCTTTAGCCAAGGTGCGATGCTGGCAACAGAGATTTATCTGCGTGCGCCCGAAACACCTGCGGGACTTGTCATTATGTCAGGCACCTTGCTTCATCAAGAAGAATGGAAAAAGCTTATCCCCGCACGCGAAGGACAGCGCTTCTTCCAAAGCCATGGCGAGATGGATCAAGTTCTTGGCCACAAACAGGCGCAGAAACTAAATACTCTTTTAAATCAAAATGGCATGAAGGGATCTATGCTGAGCTTCCGTGGAGGTCACGAAATCCCAGCCCCCGTGATTATTAAAATCAGCGAGTACTTAAACTCGATTCAAACTGATTAG
- a CDS encoding NAD-dependent epimerase/dehydratase family protein, which yields MKILVLGGTRYFGKRFVHSLIREGHEIWVLSRGKQEDDFGARVHRLKGDRKNKESLAQAVGSLNFDVVVDQVCMTPEDAAASCEVFAEKTSYYIMTSTMSVYDLGGNLLEENYNAYMYQPKKPTNPAEEYGEGKRAAEHYFATKAPFKCSFARFPVVVGEDDYTGRLLGHIQKIKKGEPLYFPNLNAKFSFITSEDAARALLWLVHTKHEGPFNFASEDAIPLKELVSDIESITGRKAQLLQEPSPENWSPYGISEDWFLNVEKAKSAGFQSKPAREWLHSLLISLNRV from the coding sequence ATGAAGATTCTTGTATTGGGTGGGACTCGCTATTTTGGGAAAAGATTTGTGCACTCCCTGATTCGCGAAGGTCACGAAATCTGGGTGCTATCTCGAGGAAAGCAAGAAGATGATTTCGGGGCCCGTGTTCATCGTTTAAAAGGGGATCGAAAAAACAAAGAGTCCCTGGCGCAGGCCGTAGGATCTTTGAATTTTGACGTCGTCGTTGATCAGGTCTGTATGACTCCGGAAGATGCAGCGGCCAGTTGTGAGGTCTTCGCGGAAAAAACCTCTTACTACATTATGACTTCAACGATGTCGGTGTATGACTTAGGCGGCAATCTTCTGGAAGAAAATTACAACGCTTATATGTATCAGCCCAAAAAGCCCACAAATCCTGCGGAAGAGTACGGCGAAGGCAAAAGAGCCGCAGAACATTACTTCGCCACGAAAGCTCCTTTTAAATGCTCTTTTGCGCGCTTTCCGGTGGTTGTCGGCGAGGATGACTATACGGGAAGATTGTTGGGCCATATTCAGAAAATAAAAAAGGGCGAGCCTTTGTACTTCCCGAATTTAAATGCCAAGTTTTCTTTTATTACTTCAGAAGATGCGGCCCGGGCTCTTTTATGGCTCGTGCATACGAAGCATGAAGGACCCTTTAATTTTGCCTCTGAAGACGCCATTCCGTTGAAAGAGCTTGTGAGCGACATTGAATCCATCACGGGACGGAAAGCCCAGCTTTTGCAAGAACCTTCGCCTGAAAATTGGTCGCCTTATGGAATTTCGGAAGATTGGTTTTTAAATGTAGAGAAAGCGAAGAGCGCGGGCTTTCAATCAAAGCCCGCTCGCGAATGGTTGCATTCTTTACTAATCAGTTTGAATCGAGTTTAA